Proteins encoded in a region of the Bombyx mori chromosome 23, ASM3026992v2 genome:
- the Desat1 gene encoding (11Z)-hexadec-11-enoyl-CoA conjugase — MPPNSVDKTNETEYLKDNHVDYEKLIAPQASPIKHKIVVMNVIRFSYLHIAGLYGLYLCFTSAKLATSVFAIVLFFLGNFGITAGAHRLWSHNGYKVKLPLEILLMVFNSIAFQNTIFTWVRDHRLHHKYTDTDADPHNATRGFFFSHIGWLLVRKHPMVKIAGKSLDMSDIYCNPLLRFQKKYAIPFIGTICFIIPTLAPMYFWGESLNNAWHITVLRYIFSLNGTFLVNSAAHLWGYKPYDKSLKATQSGMANAFTFGEGFHNYHHVFPWDYRADELGDRYINLTTRFIDFFAWMGWAYDLKTASTNIIEKRALRTGDGTYKRPNGMN, encoded by the exons ATGCCTCCTAATTCAGTGGATAAAACAAATGAAACAGAATACCTCAAGGATAATCATGTTGATTATGAAAAACTCATTGCACCCCAGGCCTCGCCCATCAAACACAAAATTGTAGTGATGAACGTGATACGTTTTAGCTATTTACATATTGCTGGTCTATATGGACTTTATCTCTGTTTCACCTCAGCAAAATTGGCTACATCGGTTTTTG CTATTGTGTTATTCTTCCTTGGGAACTTTGGTATTACAGCTGGAGCTCATCGTCTGTGGTCTCATAATGGTTACAAAGTCAAACTGCCCCTCGAGATCCTGTTGATGGTCTTCAACAGTATTGCTTTTCAGAACACCATTTTCACATGGGTGAGAGATCACAGGCTACATCACAAGTATACGGACACTGATGCAGACCCTCATAATGCTacgagaggtttttttttctcacacATCGGCTGGTTGTTGGTGCGAAAACATCCAATGGTGAAAATTGCTGGAAAGAGCCTTGACATGTCAGATATTTATTGTAATCCTCTTTTAAGATTTCAGAAAAA GTACGCAATACCATTTATAGGAACAATATGTTTTATCATACCGACATTAGCTCCAATGTATTTTTGGGGTGAAAGCTTAAACAACGCTTGGCATATTACAGTTTTAAGATACATTTTCAGTCTCAATGGCACTTTTCTTGTAAATAGCGCTGCTCATTTGTGGGGATACAAACCGTACGATAAGAGCCTGAAAGCTACTCAAAGTGGCATGGCAAATGCATTTACTTTTGGTGAAGGATTTCACAATTACCATCACGTTTTTCCGTGGGATTATCGGGCAGACGAATTGGGGGACAGGTACATAAATTTGACAACAAGGTTCATAGATTTCTTTGCATGGATGGGATGGGCTTATGATCTGAAAACTGCTTCCACCAATATTATTGAGAAGAGGGCACTAAGAACAGGGGATGGGACTTACAAACGACCAAATGGAATGAATTGA